Proteins from a genomic interval of Microbacterium imperiale:
- a CDS encoding M23 family metallopeptidase, translated as MEAPVIAAAALNTRTGRKILVGALLVFLLGTGFILTPLIAIPFAISGASATANEPVKDTELPAVSGEWGYPLAGDYSKGRGFGYHPVEGCSYCKSDHRGYDMDQPCGATVFAAGPGRVTVAGAYFDYGNAVVIDHRGGLLTIYGHMQWESLRVGVGDEVSAGTPLGAEGSTGRSSGCHLHFEVRDSGVRIDPEPFMANLGLPLK; from the coding sequence ATGGAAGCCCCGGTGATCGCCGCCGCAGCCCTCAACACGAGGACTGGTCGGAAGATCCTGGTAGGGGCGCTCCTCGTCTTCCTGCTCGGCACGGGGTTCATCCTCACGCCGCTCATCGCAATCCCGTTCGCGATCTCCGGCGCCAGCGCGACGGCGAACGAACCCGTGAAGGATACGGAGCTTCCTGCGGTCAGCGGAGAGTGGGGCTACCCGCTCGCGGGTGACTATTCGAAGGGACGCGGGTTCGGTTATCACCCAGTTGAGGGGTGCAGCTACTGCAAGTCTGACCACCGCGGTTACGACATGGACCAGCCCTGCGGTGCGACCGTCTTCGCAGCCGGACCGGGCCGCGTGACGGTCGCCGGCGCGTACTTCGACTACGGCAACGCCGTCGTCATCGACCACCGCGGCGGCCTGCTCACCATCTACGGACACATGCAGTGGGAGTCGCTCCGCGTAGGCGTCGGCGACGAGGTGTCCGCCGGCACGCCACTCGGCGCCGAAGGCTCGACCGGCCGGTCGAGCGGCTGTCACCTGCACTTCGAGGTCCGCGACTCCGGCGTGCGCATCGACCCCGAACCATTCATGGCCAACCTCGGCCTCCCCCTGAAGTAG
- a CDS encoding winged helix-turn-helix domain-containing protein: MPRLAQPAGSEDAQDPIGLLGNLVKAAILRYLRSNPDVTVGPICDALDLGPTTVQPRLNELEAAGLVIADPPMVPGESRKGVWVKYSADNEAITDLYLRLGLAIGEF, from the coding sequence ATGCCTCGTCTCGCGCAACCAGCGGGCTCGGAAGATGCCCAGGATCCGATCGGTCTTCTCGGCAACCTCGTCAAGGCGGCGATCCTCCGTTACCTGCGCTCGAACCCCGACGTCACGGTCGGTCCGATCTGCGATGCGCTGGATCTTGGCCCGACGACGGTGCAGCCGCGGCTGAACGAGCTCGAGGCTGCCGGCCTCGTCATCGCCGACCCGCCGATGGTGCCGGGGGAGTCGCGGAAGGGTGTTTGGGTCAAATACAGCGCGGACAACGAGGCGATCACTGACCTGTACCTGCGCCTGGGGCTGGCGATCGGGGAGTTCTGA
- a CDS encoding SCO6880 family protein has product MTESTEYARPVRLPRRSRQGVVMGMDPWQLTFITTAAVALLIFVNRFGPLGLLYGAPIYLAFGITALTTIRGMSTPRMAGLWLMKQVRHATGATTEKFRPERPRLTGTLNLPGTRASIQLWDVNNVAAAYNPQDRSVSVIAELEVQGFLMHDLPERFDLAEQFDRVLGPFTQRPGVKRVTLQERTLPTTIRAAREHYDTVHRVQNLSADSPVAHNYQDVMDLSERFEVAHRNYIVLTLDLVVLGGQLKALGGGKEAIVTLAQIEAGNLADALTSAKITVRRWLSPRDVAALGRLAFDPEFASTVQNRPEAVAGVDPVAVGPMYLEEPKGRNGIVVTDSGVHTTMWVHEWPRSDSPVGFLSPVVFARHPHTGEAITHIFSIVLTPVPVGKALKRIRDEKKVWRGNESLRAKRGADGSAADAADWRALEQREQEIARGHGEFQYGAYLTVTAPDEERLDQAIAGMRNALSRAGMEAQVLYCQQAEALMVNALPIGMGMK; this is encoded by the coding sequence ATGACCGAGTCCACCGAGTACGCGCGTCCCGTCCGCCTGCCTCGCCGCTCGCGACAGGGCGTCGTCATGGGCATGGATCCGTGGCAGCTCACGTTCATCACGACCGCCGCAGTCGCGCTGCTCATCTTCGTGAACCGCTTCGGCCCGCTGGGGCTCCTCTACGGCGCTCCGATCTACCTCGCGTTCGGCATCACCGCGCTGACGACGATCCGCGGGATGTCGACGCCGAGGATGGCGGGACTGTGGCTCATGAAGCAGGTCCGCCACGCGACCGGCGCCACGACGGAGAAGTTCCGCCCTGAGCGACCACGGCTGACCGGCACGCTCAACCTGCCCGGCACGCGCGCCTCGATCCAACTCTGGGACGTCAACAACGTCGCGGCAGCCTACAACCCGCAAGACCGATCGGTATCCGTGATCGCGGAGCTCGAAGTGCAGGGGTTCCTCATGCACGACCTGCCGGAACGGTTCGACCTCGCGGAGCAGTTCGACCGCGTGCTCGGCCCGTTTACGCAACGCCCGGGCGTGAAGCGGGTCACGCTGCAAGAGCGCACACTGCCGACGACGATCCGCGCCGCCCGAGAGCACTACGACACCGTACACCGAGTCCAGAACCTGAGCGCCGACTCCCCCGTCGCGCACAATTACCAGGACGTGATGGACCTGTCCGAACGGTTCGAAGTCGCCCACCGCAACTACATCGTCCTCACCCTCGACCTCGTCGTTCTCGGCGGCCAGCTCAAAGCGCTCGGCGGCGGGAAGGAGGCGATCGTCACGCTCGCGCAGATCGAAGCGGGGAATCTCGCGGACGCCCTGACGTCCGCGAAGATCACGGTCCGTCGCTGGCTCTCCCCACGAGACGTCGCCGCGCTCGGGCGGCTCGCCTTCGATCCGGAGTTCGCTTCCACTGTCCAGAACCGGCCGGAGGCCGTCGCCGGCGTCGATCCCGTGGCCGTCGGGCCGATGTACCTCGAGGAACCGAAGGGGCGCAACGGCATCGTCGTCACCGATTCGGGCGTGCACACGACGATGTGGGTGCACGAGTGGCCACGGTCCGACTCACCCGTCGGGTTCCTCTCCCCTGTCGTGTTCGCGCGGCATCCGCACACCGGCGAAGCGATCACGCACATCTTCTCGATCGTCCTCACCCCGGTGCCCGTAGGGAAGGCGCTCAAGCGCATCCGCGATGAGAAGAAGGTGTGGCGGGGCAACGAGTCGCTGCGGGCGAAGCGCGGCGCCGACGGATCGGCCGCGGATGCCGCGGACTGGCGCGCCCTCGAGCAGCGCGAGCAGGAGATCGCACGCGGCCACGGCGAGTTCCAGTACGGCGCCTACCTCACCGTCACCGCGCCCGATGAGGAACGCCTCGACCAGGCCATCGCCGGGATGCGCAACGCGCTCTCGCGCGCGGGCATGGAGGCGCAGGTTCTCTACTGCCAGCAGGCCGAGGCGCTCATGGTCAACGCGCTGCCGATCGGGATGGGAATGAAGTGA
- a CDS encoding DUF2510 domain-containing protein produces MAASPPAGWYPQVDGTQRYWDGLAWTHHVSPSAGGAETRTDAAPANREQASRRMPTMSREQIAHDLAIAYLNNRYGPEVTGEFSVTADQDWSGDSPRVTDVTGSGEVRTENLPRVDKIRMDRVEVRTGERGFFGLGPEKVSTVEVDSGEFEVDPVFKNMIRDYFEAYFRFVELLERSA; encoded by the coding sequence ATGGCCGCATCGCCTCCGGCAGGCTGGTACCCGCAGGTAGATGGGACGCAGCGGTACTGGGACGGCCTCGCATGGACGCACCACGTGAGCCCGTCCGCGGGTGGCGCGGAAACGCGTACCGACGCCGCACCCGCCAACCGGGAGCAGGCGAGCCGGCGGATGCCGACCATGAGTCGAGAGCAGATCGCGCACGACTTGGCAATCGCCTACCTGAATAATCGGTACGGCCCGGAGGTCACTGGGGAGTTCTCTGTCACTGCCGATCAGGATTGGTCTGGCGACTCTCCTCGCGTGACCGACGTGACGGGATCAGGTGAGGTACGGACCGAGAACCTTCCTCGGGTCGACAAGATCCGCATGGACCGCGTCGAGGTTAGGACCGGCGAGCGAGGGTTCTTCGGACTCGGCCCTGAGAAGGTGAGCACAGTCGAAGTCGATTCGGGTGAGTTCGAGGTCGACCCCGTCTTCAAGAACATGATCAGGGACTACTTCGAGGCCTACTTCCGGTTCGTGGAGCTCCTGGAGCGCTCGGCGTAG